The proteins below come from a single Aspergillus oryzae RIB40 DNA, chromosome 5 genomic window:
- a CDS encoding uncharacterized protein (predicted transporter (major facilitator superfamily)): MSGSPSNGMPKTVVPSQIEPVVSAVEVTEQNAGSDRIVQEPSRDGLSISDKDSALFQGGVQRVRAITSLWSKNTMWLMFVLLYLVSFVDMLLVSVQTSLNPYITSSFHKHGLLTVVSIMSTILGGSSKLTLAKIIDIWGRVEGFLFMLLIVVIGLIMKATCKNIETYVAAHTLYWVGHIGMMYVVDIMLADMTTLKSRMIMLGINGTPSIASTFAGPRIATLFYINLDFRWAFGAFAIMITGTSIPVVGVMLYMQRRAQKVGIYEKTVSERSWWQSIIHYFIEFDVIGIVLITAVFSLILLPFSLASYAPKGWASGYIVAMEVLGVVCIPAFYAWERYLSPVQFLPWKYLKEPTIIGSCLLYCVMFTSCFTWNSYFSSYLQVVHRLDITTANYVLNAFSLTSYIFSPIFGLLIRYTGEFKWTVFTGIPILLLGTALLIPFRQPTTHVGIITMTQILVGLGTCIFTVCGQLAIMAPVTHQEIAVVVAIWGLFGSIGAAVGSAIAGGMWNNILPSELYKRLPDESRNISATIFSDMVMQMSYADGTPEREAIVGAYADVQRKMVIAGVCFVPLCVACVWVWRDINVRKLETEQTRGNVW; encoded by the exons ATGAGCGGCTCTCCTTCCAACGGCATGCCAAAGACCGTCGTGCCGAGCCAGATTGAACCCGTTGTCAGTGCGGTGGAGGTTACGGAACAGAATGCAGGGTCCGATCGCATCGTGCAAGAGCCCTCCAGGGATGGCCTAAGTATCTCAGACAAGGATTCCGCCTTGTTTCAAGGCGGTGTTCAGCGAGTGAGAGCGATCACTTCCTTATGGTCGAAGAATACGATGTGGCTCATGTTCGTGCT TCTTTACCTTGTCTCTTTCGTAGACATGCTTCTAGTCTCCGTCCAAACCTCGCTGAATCCATACATCACGTCGTCATTCCATAAGCACGGCCTACTCACAGTTGTCAgcatcatgtccaccatTCTCGGCGGCTCCTCAAAGCTCACTCTGGCCAAAATAATTGATATCTGGGGACGGGTTGAAGGCTTCTTATTTATGCTTCTGATTGTCGTGATTGGACTGATAATGAAGGCTACCTGCAAGAATATCGAAACCTACGTCGCGGCGCACACATTATATTGGGTGGGACATATTGGTATGATGTATGTGGTTGATATCATGCTGGCCGATATGACAACCCTCAAAAGCCGAATGATTATGCTGGGCATCAACGGAACCCCGAGTATCGCGAGCACGTTTGCTGGGCCCAGGATCGCAACTTTATTCTACATCAATCTCGATTTTCGCTGGGCATTTGGCGCTTTCGCAATCATGATCACTGGTACTTCCATTCCTGTTGTGGGTGTTATGCTGTACATGCAGCGGAGGGCCCAGAAGGTTGGTATTTACGAGAAGACGGTCTCTGAGAGGAGTTGGTGGCAATCTATCATTCACTATTTCATCGAATTTGACG TGATCGGAATTGTTTTGATAACGGCGGTGTTTTCCTTGATTCTTCTCCCCTTCAGTCTTGCCTCGTACGCCCCCAAGGGATGGGCAAGTGGATATATTGTTGCGATGGAAGTACTCGGGGTGGTTTGTATCCCCGCATTCTATGCATGGGAGAGATACCTTTCTCCCGTCCAATTCCTCCCTTGGAAGTACTTGAAGGAACCGACTATCATTGGGTCTTGTCTTCTATACTGCGTCATGTTCACCTCCTGCTT CACCTGGAACAGCTACTTCAGCTCGTACCTCCAAGTCGTCCACAGATTAGACATAACAACAGCCAACTACGTCCTCAACGCCTTCTCCCTAACCTCCTACATCTTCAGCCCAATCTTCGGCCT TTTAATCCGTTACACCGGCGAATTCAAATGGACCGTGTTCACCGGcatccccatcctcctcctcggcaCTGCCCTTCTAATCCCTTTCCGCCAACCCACCACCCACGTCGGCATCATAACCATGACCCAAATCCTCGTCGGTCTGGGCACATGTATATTCACAGTCTGCGGCCAATTAGCCATCATGGCGCCCGTCACACACCAAGAGATCGCCGTCGTCGTCGCAATCTGGGGGTTATTCGGCTCGATCGGTGCGGCTGTCGGGTCTGCTATCGCCGGGGGTATGTGGAATAATATCCTCCCTAGCGAACTGTATAAGAGACTCCCTGATGAGAGTAGGAATATCAGCGCTACTATCTTTAGTGATATGGTCATGCAGATGTCGTATGCTGATGGAACGCCAGAAAGGGAGGCAATCGTCGGGGCTTATGCAGATGTACAGAGGAAGATGGTTATTGCGGGGGTCTGTTTTGTTCCGCTTTGCGTGGCGTGtgtttgggtttggaggGATATCAATGTGAGGAAGTTGGAGACAGAGCAGACTAGGGGGAATGTTTGGTAG
- a CDS encoding uncharacterized protein (predicted protein): protein MEPVSFAFGAVSFLERLSGFDRAIARVADPARLRYAVRAKTALVAIIDDLERWQRAFDPSWFFLARISVPLIDEELTRERADQSDVVSTVVHLRQAHKTNRTDSEPLNSMFLSGNYAIDKQELITSSVFMGYHADQKIIVDHIPLKEYMDVTQTTKDVRSLVRVLSTVGPDHFGLLSALGVIKTTEKETLTGFNIIFAVPPHLSQSQPRSLRSVLTAGNEYNLDERFKLAISLACSLVYLHSSSIIHKNISPENIILFPTPGRLGVPFLVGFERFRPSEGRTYMTGDAKWERNLYRHPRRQGLHPEEEYSMQHDIYSLGVCLLEVGLWTSFVQYKGSRPLLGPGLPIGEFLCDRDGRRSAVQIKQTLLEIAESRLPVLMGKIYANVVVSCLTCLDRDGSFGDKAELEDEDGILVGVRYIEKIGSRLSQIY from the exons ATGGAGCCTGTTTCATTTGCATTCGGAGCTGTGTCGTTTCTAGAG CGTCTCTCTGGCTTCGACAGAGCGATTGCCCGCGTTGCCGATCCCGCCCGACTCAGATACGCTGTACGGGCCAAAACAGCCCTGGTGGCGATCATTGATGACCTTGAAAGATGGCAAAGGGCTTTTGACCCGTCgtggttcttcttggcccGGATCTCAGTGCCGctgattgatgaggagctcacaagagagagagcggATCAAAGTGACGTCGTCTCGACAGTCGTGCATCTACGCCAGGCTCACAAAACCAACCGCACTGACTCCGAGCCCCTTAACTCGATGTTCCTGAGCGGGAATTATGCGATCGACAAGCAGGAACTTATCACATCTTCCGTGTTTATGGGCTATCACGCAGACCAGAAGATTATTGTCGACCATATCCCCCTTAAAGAGTACATGGATGTGACCCAAACTACCAAGGATGTCCGCAGCCTCGTTCGGGTTCTCTCAACCGTAGGCCCAGACCATTTCGGCCTTCTCTCAGCTCTGGGTGTTATCAAAACCACGGAAAAGGAGACGCTCACCGGCTTCAACATTATCTTCGCCGTTCCACCGCACCTCTCTCAAAGTCAGCCAAGAAGCCTGCGCTCCGTTCTCACAGCCGGCAACGAATATAATCTCGATGAAAGGTTCAAACTGGCCATCTCTCTTGCTTGCTCTCTAGTCTatctccattcctcttccatcaTCCATAAAAATATCTCTCCCGAgaacatcatcctcttccctACGCCGGGAAGGTTGGGTGTCCCGTTCCTCGTCGGTTTCGAGCGCTTTCGCCCATCCGAAGGCCGAACATATATGACCGGTGACGCTAAGTGGGAGCGCAACCTCTATCGTCATCCCCGTCGGCAAGGCCTACACCCAGAAGAGGAGTATAGCATGCAGCATGATATCTATAGTCTTGGCGTCTGCCTATTGGAGGTTGGGTTGTGGACTTCATTTGTCCAGTATAAAGGATCTCGGCCCTTACTGGGACCTGGACTACCCATTGGCGAATTCCTGTGTGACCGGGACGGGCGGCGGTCCGCAGTGCAGATCAAACAGACTTTACTTGAAATTGCTGAGAGCCGTTTGCCGGTTTTAATGGGTAAAATTTATGCAAACGTAGTGGTTTCTTGCCTAACCTGTTTGGATCGGGACGGGAGTTTCGGAGATAAGGCAgagttggaggatgaggatgggatTTTGGTGGGCGTTCGATATATTGAAAAG ATTGGCTCCCGGCTATCTCAAATTTACTAA
- a CDS encoding uncharacterized protein (predicted protein), whose amino-acid sequence MQLYKVFAVLAALQPALAKSLVDFSAARGDNPSILGLRNLESVRDTKLDENTKDLYIKLDKDPKGTPALHFHRKKDYIRAEYHSLKNQIEVDKTYYIGYKFSLGAIQQSLMIWQLFQILTAKSKEYSANSHGGANIPLSLEFKSGKLNLQYQASGDAKRVSQWSKELKTDTVYSIGLVINTSRPGWVELYFDGEQQTLSSGSTRLKANTFPGQADPKFGAYRGEEVQIDTYVYNIQIGTTIDDIKEAAGLGSSPKPTATSNPTPVPTCAWEGHCEGATCTTENDCSDELVCKNGKCTADGAVPCSWEGHCEGATCSSENDCSDELVCKNGKCTANSAVTCSWEGHCAGAKCSSHDDCSDELACTNGVCA is encoded by the exons ATGCAGCTGTACAAGGTCTTCGCTGTTCTGGCAGCCCTGCAGCCGGCTCTTGCTAAGAGCCTTGTTGACTTCTCTGCGGCTCGCGGCGATAACCCCTCTATCCTCGGTCTCCGGAATCTCGAATCGGTACGCGATACTAAACTCGATGAGAACACTAAAGATCTCTACATCAAGTTGGATAAGGATCCAAAGGGCACTCCTGCGCTGCATTTCCACCGCAAGAAGGACTATATCCGTGCCGAGTACCACTCCTTGAAGAATCAGATTGAGGTCGATAAGACCTATTACATTGGCTACAAGTTCTCCCTGGGAGCTATTCAGCAGAGTCTGATGATCTGGCAATT ATTTCAAATACTGACCGCAAAAAGCAAGGAATACTCTGCTAACAGCCACGGCGGTGCTAACATTCCTCTCTCACTGGAATTTAAAAGCGGTAAACTGAACCTCCAGTACCAAGCCTCAGGTGACGCGAAGCGTGTATCCCAGTGGTCTAAGGAACTGAAGACCGACACCGTCTACTCCATCGGACTCGTGATCAACACCTCCCGACCGGGGTGGGTTGAGCTCTACTTCGATGGCGAGCAGCAGACCCTCAGCTCCGGTAGCACCAGACTAAAGGCCAACACGTTCCCCGGCCAGGCGGACCCTAAGTTTGGCGCTTACCGTGGCGAGGAAGTGCAAATCGATACCTATGTCTACAACATCCAGATCGGAACTACcattgatgatatcaaggaggCTGCTGGACTCGGCTCATCCCCTAAGCCCACCGCCACTTCTAACCCCACTCCTGTTCCTACCTGCGCTTGGGAGGGTCATTGCGAGG GTGCCACCTGCACTACGGAGAATGACTGCTCTGACGAACTCGTCTGCAAGAACGGAAAGTGCACTGCTGATGGAGCCGTGCCGTGCTCCTGGGAAGGCCACTGCGAAG GTGCCACGTGCTCCTCAGAGAATGACTGCTCCGACGAGCTTGTCTGCAAGAACGGAAAGTGCACTGCTAACAGTGCCGTGACTTGTTCCTGGGAGGGCCACTGTGCCG GTGCCAAGTGCAGCTCTCATGATGACTGCTCCGATGAGCTTGCCTGCACCAATGGTGTTTGTGCCTGA
- a CDS encoding uncharacterized protein (serine/threonine protein kinase Chk2 and related proteins), with protein sequence MYGALDLVNDSKLSVRFYEDFFYNEVFDFNSKKPGGPLHRRKKEQKWIRERRLGRGTFADVWLYKCDEDVGTKFQAVKVIPRLSHSTKAIDYTRELEAMFKFSHRKYKGLFVEALGWFDNPRSVFVTMEYIELGDLEQHLDPPLGEAAAQQISSQLLEGLEHIHSNGFVHRDLKPANIFVVQKDPHWLVKIGDFGVSKRTREGDSAFQTVAGTPGFWAPEVNMTLGRDDVQYTQMVDIWSLGVMLHYILTGCLPFSQHLQLRKYIQDGQFPTALLDARGVSSECKTFIQKLLVVEPTARLSAKDALLHSWIQSLSHNSHVNGAELESAQAYLGDRIREANETPSLSTPIPQPSPSQDGIEGTTAEQSNAMSMRKENGSRREEQDTTIFERECAYLHSRGEVAYRRLWASKAERIFRSVHNKRKLGLGVDHPLTLESLHWQGVVNNAEKVLREAYEKRKATLGPLHPDTLESLYQIGSGLLRQGMEKKALDPLWKVYHARKKSIDSDGGGAVKSVERLTECLQKLGKHDQALKLLLRHYEELKARPDPYGGAFLDIARCLAPCLRELKMYVEAANVYREIAESWRLFEVSFPRFESMIASGNCLLAGSLFKEAEVLFTEVYEQKVREYGVDHWKTSYSVHGPGACFYGLGASFYGQGEMKKAHEMFRKAYECRREDLGDNHTLTRESLQRMIEAESGTQKLFNRLSRASKRMARSIR encoded by the exons ATGTATGGCGCATTAGACCTGGTAAATGACTCAAAATTAAGCGTTCGGTTTTACGAAGACTTTTTCTACAATGAAGTATTCGACTTTAACTCCAAAAAGCCTGGAGGTCCTCTGCATCGACgaaagaaggagcagaaatGGATCAGAGAAAGACGCCTTGGTCGGGGCACCTTTGCAGATGTTTGGCTGTACAAATGTGACGAGGACGTGGGAACTAAATTTCAAGCCGTCAAAGTGATTCCCAGACTATCACACTCGACCAAGGCTATTGACTACACACGGGAGCTGGAGGCAATGTTCAAGTTCTCGCATCGAAAG TACAAGGGCCTATTTGTGGAAGCCCTCGGATGGTTTGATAATCCTCGCTCCGTTTTCGTGACTATGGAATACATCGAACTAGGTGATCTAGAACAGCACCTTGACCCACCCCTGGGGGAAGCCGCAGCTCAGCAAATCTCATCTCAATTGCTTGAGGGACTTGAGCACATACATAGCAACGGGTTCGTCCATCGCGATCTCAAGCCCGCC AACATATTTGTCGTGCAGAAAGACCCGCATTGGTTGGTAAAAATTGGCGATTTCGGCGTCAGCAAGCGCACGAGAGAGGGCGATTCCGCATTTCAGACGGTAGCAGGTACACCAGGATTCTGGGCTCCTGAGGTCAACATGACCTTGGGGAGAGATGACGTTCAGTACACCCAGATGGTGGACATCTGGTCACTTGGAGTCATGTTACACTACATACTCACTGGATGTTTGCCGTTCAGTCAGCACCTTCAGTTGCGGAAGTACATCCAGGATGGCCAGTTCCCAACAGCGCTTTTGGATGCTCGTGGTGTTAGTTCCGAGTGTAAAACATTCATACAGAAATTGCTGGTGGTAGAGCCTACTGCACGTTTGTCTGCAAAAGATGCGCTACTGCATTCGTGGATCCAAAGCCTTTCTCATAATTCTCATGTCAACGGTGCAGAGCTAGAGTCTG CCCAAGCCTATCTTGGAGATAGAATACGGGAAGCGAACGAGACTCCTTCACTATCGACACCTATTCCGCAGCCTTCCCCAAGCCAGGACGGCATTGAGGGCACCACGGCCGAGCAATCTAATGCAATGTcgatgagaaaagaaaatggaagccgccgagaagaacaagatacTACTATATTCGAACGGGAATGCGCTTACCTCCATTCTCGGGGCGAAGTCGCTTATCGCAGACTCTGGGCTTCGAAGGCAGAGAGGATATTTCGCAGTGTCCATAATAAGCGTAAATTAGGATTAGGAGTTGATCATCCACTGACACTTGAGTCCCTCCATTGGCAAG GGGTGGTCAACAACGCAGAAAAAGTGCTTCGAGAAGCGTACGAAAAACGAAAGGCTACTCTAGGCCCTTTGCATCCAGACACTCTTGAGTCTTTATATCAAATAGGAAGTGGTCTGCTGCGGCAAgggatggaaaagaaggcacTGGATCCACTATGGAAGGTTTATCACGCGCGAAAAAAGTCAATTGATTCCGATGGTGGCGGAGCTGTCAAGTCTGTGGAACGCCTTACTGAATGTCTGCAAAAGCTTGGAAAGCATGATCAAGCATTAAAGTTGCTTCTGAGACATTACGAAGAATTAAAGGCAAGACCAGACCCATACGGCGGCGCATTCTTAGATATTGCCCGATGCCTTGCACCATGTCTGAGGGAGCTTAAGATGTACGTGGAAGCGGCAAATGTCTATCGCGAAATAGCTGAATCCTGGAGGTTATTCGAGGTCAGCTTCCCTAGATTCGAATCGATGATTGCCAGTGGCAACTGTCTTCTTGCCGGGAGCTTATTCAAGGAGGCAGAGGTTCTGTTCACGGAGGTCTACGAGCAAAAAGTGAGAGAATACGGAGTCGATCATTGGAAAACATCGTACTCTGTCCATGGCCCTGGTGCATGTTTCTATGGCCTTGGTGCATCTTTCTATGGCCaaggggaaatgaaaaaggCCCATGAAATGTTCCGCAAAGCCTATGAATGTCGACGAGAAGACTTGGGAGACAACCATACCCTGACTCGCGAGTCATTGCAACGGATGATTGAAGCGGAATCAGGTACACAGAAACTCTTCAATCGACTTTCCAGAGCTTCTAAAAGGATGGCACGTAGCATACGCTAG
- the optD gene encoding small oligopeptide transporter, OPT family (sexual differentiation process protein ISP4), with protein MASTEEQSDKTAKSQITTNVEVEQGHLDELPEGIDEKVEYDYESERSPFPEVRAVVPETDDPDLPVNTVRMWFLGIVFTILGSGINQFFSLRYPSVHIVSLVAELLAYPCGVFLAKVLPAVTINLGPLGSFCLNPDHYFNIKEHAMIVIMSNVSFGYGSADSTNIIQAASPKFYNFGLKAGFSVLVVLCAQLLGFGVAGLAAPWLVEPASIIWPQVLSNCAMLETLHSRANSVANGWKISRLRFFLYVTAGGFIWYFFPGLMFTALSYFTWICWIAPRNAVVNQLFGMQTGLGLSPITFDWSQVAYNTNPLLSPSWAAVNVFAGFAAFFWIVVPGIFYTNTWFTAYLPLMTSDVYDRTGAVYDTARVISPQSTLDLEAYKSYSPPYLGATFAFVYGLSFASITGVLTHIGVWHYKDIWAAFRGKNRLDVHARLMKSYKKTPWYWYAAIIVAMTAISIAMVEVYKTKLPVYGIFLALAIPAIYMIPCGIVQGITNVNANQLNVLAEFIGGYMFEGKPLANMIFKILSTDVVGQGIYFAMDMKLGHYLKIPPRSLFLAQGLATILGALTQAGVTIWMLGHISDICSEDQPDGFSCPNGRTVYSSSVIWGLVGPRRLYSVGQIYSSLLHFFWIGAIAPLVTYALYKITKKEYWKYVSWPLIFTGTANVPPATGINYSSWALVNFIFNHFIKRRFFAWWTKYNYILAAALDTGLALSGIVIFFCISYPGAAFPDWWGNTVYQNTADADGVPYKPMPKIGYFGPANGTWS; from the exons ATGGCTTCCACAGAGGAGCAAAGCGATAAGACAGCCAAGTCGCAAATCACTACGAATGTGGAAGTAGAGCAGGGTCATCTAGACGAACTACCAGAAGGCATTGACGAAAAAGTCGAATACGACTATGAATCTGAACGGTCACCATTTCCTGAGG TTCGAGCTGTCGTACCCGAAACCGACGATCCAGACCTGCCGGTTAATACTGTGCGCATGTGGTTTCTCGGTATTGTGTTCACGATTCTCGGATCCGGTATTAATCAATTTTTCTCCCTGCGATATCCCTCCGTACATATTGTCTCGTTGGTGGCAGAGTTGCTTGCCTATCCATGTGGCGTTTTCCTTGCCAAGGTGCTGCCCGCGGTAACAATCAACCTTGGCCCCCTTGGATCATTTTGCCTTAACCCAGACCATTATTTCAATATCAAGGAGCATGCAATGATTGTGATCATGAGCAATGTCTCGTTCGGGTACGGAAGCGCAGACTCAACCAACATTATCCAGGCAGCAAGTCCCAAGTTCTACAACTTCGGTCTCAAGGCAGGATTTTCTGTTCTGGTCGTTCTTTGCGCACAACTCCTGGGGTTCGGTGTTGCTGGGCTGGCTGCGCCCTGGCTTGTCGAGCCAGCTAGCATCATCTGGCCCCAGGTATTGTCCAACTGCGCCATGTTGGAGACACTCCATTCACGAGCAAATTCAGTTGCCAATGGCTGGAAAATATCCCGCTTACGATTCTTCCTATATGTGACGGCTGGTGGCTTCATATGGTATTTCTTCCCAGGACTGATGTTCACCGCGCTATCCTATTTTACCTGGATCTGCTGGATCGCGCCGCGCAATGCTGTGGTGAACCAATTATTTGGTATGCAAACCGGCCTAGGACTGAGCCCTATTACCTTCGACTGGAGTCAGGTCGCGTACAATACAAACCCGCTTCTCTCCCCGTCGTGGGCGGCTGTAAATGTATTTGCCGGGTttgcagctttcttctggatcgtGGTTCCGGGGATCTTTTATACGAACACTTGGTTCACAGCATATCTCCCTCTGATGACCAGCGATGTGTACGACAGAACCGGCGCCGTTTATGACACAGCTCGTGTGATCAGCCCACAGAGCACATTGGACCTTGAGGCGTACAAAAGCTATTCTCCACCGTACCTGGGAGCCACATTTGCTTTCGTCTACGGCTTGTCCTTCGCCTCGATCACTGGTGTGCTCACTCACATCGGCGTCTGGCACTACAAAGATATCTGGGCTGCATTCCGAGGGAAAAATAGACTCGACGTCCATGCGCGACTGATGAAATCATACAAGAAGACCCCATGGTACTGGTACGCTGCCATCATTGTCGCTATGACcgccatctccatcgccatggTTGAGGTGTACAAAACCAAACTCCCCGTCTATGGTATTTTCCTAGCCCTCGCCATCCCCGCCATATACATGATACCCTGCGGCATTGTCCAGGGGATCACCAACGTCAACGCAAACCAACTGAACGTTCTAGCCGAATTCATCGGCGGCTACATGTTCGAGGGCAAACCCCTTGCTAACATGATCTTTAAAATTCTTAGCACAGACGTCGTCGGCCAGGGTATCTACTTCGCTATGGATATGAAACTCGGCCATTACCTCAAGATTCCCCCACGAAGCCTCTTTTTAGCCCAGGGCCTAGCTACTATTCTCGGTGCCCTGACACAGGCTGGTGTCACTATCTGGATGCTGGGCCACATATCAGATATTTGTTCCGAAGACCAACCAGATGGTTTCTCCTGCCCGAATGGTAGGACGGTCTACTCGTCCTCGGTTATATGGGGCCTCGTCGGCCCTCGGCGTCTCTACTCGGTCGGGCAGATCTACTCTTCGTTGCTCCACTTCTTTTGGATCGGCGCTATTGCCCCACTCGTCACGTATGCTTTGTACAAAATCACCAAGAAAGAGTACTGGAAATACGTCAGTTGGCCTCTTATCTTCACAGGAACGGCTAATGTTCCTCCAG CAACGGGAATAAACTACTCCAGCTGGGCCCTCGtaaacttcatcttcaaccaCTTCATCAAACGCCGCTTCTTCGCCTGGTGGACCAAGTACAACTACATCCTCGCCGCAGCCCTCGACACGGGCCTCGCGCTCAGCGGAATagtcatcttcttctgcataTCCTACCCAGGTGCCGCATTCCCGGACTGGTGGGGAAACACTGTATACCAGAACACCGCTGACGCCGACGGCGTGCCATATAAGCCAATGCCAAAGATCGGGTACTTCGGCCCAGCAAACGGAACCTGGAGTTGA
- a CDS encoding glycoside hydrolase family 75 protein (predicted protein) produces the protein MPIKSFASRLALSLAICGTAMGQKVNGADYNKPDGGPPAKFFQASSSIPVAAIQAAAAKASKVPSHATYPIGQGSTKSTIHSDWAGFSEGAAFSFIADMDVDCDGLNHGCKGNPDGQKETNWGALSAYEVPFIVIPQEFLDANKGTLKGNAVAAVICATSSNGKMFYGIFGDSNGDSPQVTGEASWLMARTCFPEEDLNGNKGHTAADVTYIVFTGDKAVLPSSALNKNYITNFDTLRSMGDSLVGALAKNLNLGGGGGNPPTTLTTTSIPEPTGGSGSCSWPGHCAGFKNKGATCSSNDDCSDDLACQNGKCASDGSAETCSWEGHCKGATCSSNDDCSDELACISGICSVDNGVETCEWEGHCEGASCSSHDDCDGNLACKNGKCSA, from the exons ATGCCTATCAAGAGCTTTGCTAGCCGCCTTGCCCTCTCCCTGGCCATCTGTGGTACAGCCATGGGCCAGAAGGTCAATGGAGCCGACTACAACAAGCCAGACGGAGGCCCCCCAGCCAAGTTCTTCCAGGCTTCGAGCTCCATTCCTGTGGCGGCTATCcaggctgctgctgctaagGCCAGCAAGGTTCCCTCTCATGCTACCTATCCTATCGGTCAGGGTAGTACCAAGTCCACTATCCACAGCGACTGGGCGGGCTTCTCTGAG GGCGCtgccttctccttcatcgcCGACATGGATGTTGATTGCGATGGGCTTAACCATGGCTGCAAG GGCAACCCCGACggccaaaaagaaactaaCTGGGGCGCGCTGTCCGCATACGAGGTGCCCTTCATTGTCATCCCTCAGGAATTCCTGGATGCGAATAAGGGCACACTCAAAGGAAACGCCGTCGCTGCCGTTATTTG TGCCACCTCCAGCAACGGTAAGATGTTCTACGGTATCTTCGGTGACTCGAACGGAGATAGCCCTCAGGTCACTGGTGAAGCCTCCTGGTTAATGGCCAGGACCTGTTTCCCCGAGGAGGACCTGAACGGTAACAAGGGCCACACCGCTGCCGACGTTACTT ACATCGTCTTCACCGGTGACAAGGCCGTTCTCCCCAGCAGCGCCCTGAACAAGAACTACATCACCAACTTCGACACCCTCCGCTCGATGGGCGACAGCCTCGTCGGCGCCCTCGCCAAGAACCTCAACCTcggtggcggcggcggcaaCCCCCCGACCACTCTGACGACAACTAGTATCCCCGAGCCAACAGGCGGCTCCGGCTCCTGCTCCTGGCCGGGCCACTGCGCCG GATTCAAAAATAAAGGTGCCACATGTTCTTCCAACGACGACTGTTCCGACGACCTCGCCTGCCAGAACGGAAAATGTGCCTCTGACGGATCGGCAGAGACCTGTTCCTGGGAGGGTCACTGCAAGG gtGCTACTTGCTCAAGCAATGACGACTGCTCCGATGAGCTTGCTTGCATCAGCGGTATTTGCTCTGTTGATAACGGGGTGGAGACTTGCGAATGGGAGGGCCATTGTGAGG GTGCCTCTTGCTCTAGTCACGATGACTGCGATGGTAACCTCGCCTGCAAGAACGGGAAGTGCAGCGCCTAA
- a CDS encoding uncharacterized protein (predicted protein), with amino-acid sequence MVGLSVTSLLTAVESTVTSTALPTISRDLHAGVYNIWFASAVFLLRLVPASPSSFTDRITMALSAPRFNRFTDSLPTFLVNDGPAVALPASGSGISGGASSSRKRQSAGQYCLLLPYYFAPTSASDSAYLHSVSVSSSIGPFIGGALTQHVT; translated from the coding sequence ATGGTAGGCCTGTCAGtcacttctcttctcactGCGGTTGAATCTACCGTTACATCGACTGCTCTCCCCACTATCTCGCGCGATCTACATGCGGGAGTGTATAACATCTGGTTTGCAAGTGCAGTCTTTCTGTTGAGGTTGGTCCCCGCTTCGCCCTCATCATTTACAGACCGAATAACCATGGCCTTGTCAGCACCGCGTTTCAACCGCTTTACGGACAGCTTGCCGACGTTTTTGGTCAACGATGGCCCCGCTGTCGCCCTGCCTGCTTCGGGAAGTGGCATCAGCGGTGGTGCGAGCTCATCTCGGAAGCGCCAATCTGCTGGTCAATATTGCCTTCTGTTACCTTATTACTTTGCACCAACGAGTGCAAGTGACAGCGCTTATCTTCATAGTGTTTCGGTGAGCTCCTCCATCGGACCCTTCATCGGAGGCGCTCTCACGCAGCACGTCACCTAG